A genomic segment from Stappia indica encodes:
- a CDS encoding cyclase family protein: MCVPGCQEVVARRLSRRGLLKGLVGTTAGAAVFAAFPPPRAAHAADVSFTRAVDLTHALGEDFPTFFGKPQLRMERTAEFSKDGFNMYQWHLDEHTGTHLDAPLHFSADGVGADEIPMDQLIVPLAVVDIREKAAADPDHQLSVDDLKAFEATHGDVPAGGCVAMNSGWAQHVASERYRNADAEGAMHFPGFSKEACLYLMEKGVVGIAVDTLSLDHGASRTFDTHYTWLPSGRWGLECLAGLDEVPATGATLVVGAPKIKGATGGPSRVFALV, from the coding sequence ATGTGCGTTCCAGGATGCCAGGAAGTCGTTGCCCGCCGGCTGAGCCGCCGCGGCTTGCTCAAGGGACTTGTGGGGACGACGGCGGGAGCCGCCGTCTTCGCCGCCTTTCCGCCGCCGCGCGCGGCCCATGCGGCCGATGTCTCGTTCACCCGCGCCGTCGATCTGACCCATGCGCTGGGCGAGGATTTCCCCACCTTCTTCGGCAAGCCGCAGCTGCGGATGGAGCGGACCGCGGAGTTCTCCAAGGACGGCTTCAACATGTACCAGTGGCATCTCGACGAGCACACCGGCACGCATCTCGATGCACCTCTGCACTTTTCAGCAGACGGGGTCGGGGCGGACGAGATCCCCATGGACCAGCTGATCGTCCCGCTGGCGGTCGTCGACATTCGCGAGAAGGCGGCGGCCGATCCCGATCACCAGCTCTCGGTCGACGATCTCAAGGCGTTCGAGGCGACGCATGGCGATGTGCCGGCGGGAGGCTGCGTCGCGATGAATTCCGGCTGGGCGCAGCATGTGGCGAGCGAGCGGTATCGCAATGCCGATGCCGAGGGCGCCATGCACTTCCCCGGCTTTTCCAAGGAGGCCTGCCTCTACCTGATGGAGAAGGGGGTGGTCGGCATCGCCGTCGACACGCTGTCTCTCGACCACGGCGCCTCCAGGACCTTCGACACGCACTACACCTGGCTGCCGTCCGGTCGCTGGGGGCTGGAATGCCTTGCCGGCCTCGACGAGGTGCCGGCAACGGGGGCGACACTGGTCGTCGGTGCGCCGAAGATCAAGGGCGCGACGGGTGGCCCGAGCCGGGTGTTCGCGCTGGTCTGA